From Microbacterium pseudoresistens, the proteins below share one genomic window:
- a CDS encoding peptidoglycan D,D-transpeptidase FtsI family protein: protein MSARGTTATSNRSPRRRTVVALAVILAVIAGFVVRLVDIQVVNAAAHVDESLDTGDLGTTNTIAGARGDIVDANGTVMAQGEVVYDAQLDPKLIGILEEDDPKLPWAQASEKIAAITGQTADEVREVVSVALADDPNSRYALLKRSLSTEQFLKLRELGLPYLAMPSRSVRVYPNGAVAGNILGFVGSDGAPLAGLEVSENSCLSGIDGQESYLRGEDGVTIPGSHKVKDAVDGGTLQLTINSELNWYLQQMIAEETQAQGALSGTAFVVEVKTGKVRAAAEYPSVDPNDPGASEAADRGSRLFSTTFEPGSTFKAITAAAVMEGAGATALTSVTASSHEEFPNGAVVNDAFDHPAYEYTLAGALIDSSNVALSKFGDMVTDQQRYDELAKFGVGSETAIHFPGEEPGVLHPVDEWDNQSHYTTTFGQYYTVTAPQVASAYQAIANGGVKIPLSLVESCTSADGQESEIPASTPERILPEQTAAELSRMIENVAVQGDLADEIAVPGYRVAMKTGTAEKPGEDGSYKAGIYFTSMVGYAPADDPQYVVVVTLDEPTKVRSSAATASAFQKAMTQVLKTYRVMPSSVPMDEPLPKYK from the coding sequence ATGAGCGCACGGGGTACGACCGCGACGAGCAATCGCAGCCCGCGCCGCCGCACAGTCGTGGCGCTGGCCGTGATCCTCGCCGTGATCGCGGGCTTCGTCGTGCGCCTCGTCGACATTCAGGTCGTCAATGCCGCCGCACACGTGGACGAGTCACTCGACACGGGCGATCTGGGCACCACGAATACGATCGCCGGCGCGCGCGGCGACATCGTCGACGCCAACGGCACGGTGATGGCGCAGGGCGAGGTGGTGTACGACGCGCAGCTCGACCCGAAGCTGATCGGGATCCTCGAGGAGGACGACCCGAAGCTGCCGTGGGCGCAGGCATCGGAGAAGATCGCCGCGATCACGGGGCAGACCGCGGATGAGGTGCGCGAGGTCGTCAGCGTCGCGCTCGCCGACGATCCCAACAGCCGCTACGCGCTGCTGAAGCGGTCGCTGTCGACCGAGCAGTTCCTGAAGCTGCGCGAGCTCGGGCTGCCCTACCTCGCCATGCCCTCGCGAAGCGTGCGCGTCTACCCGAACGGTGCCGTCGCCGGGAACATCCTCGGCTTCGTCGGATCGGACGGCGCACCGCTCGCGGGACTGGAGGTCTCGGAGAACTCGTGTCTCTCCGGCATCGACGGGCAGGAGAGCTACCTCCGCGGCGAAGACGGCGTGACCATCCCCGGCAGCCACAAGGTCAAGGACGCCGTCGACGGCGGCACGCTGCAGCTCACCATCAACAGTGAGCTGAACTGGTACCTGCAGCAGATGATCGCCGAGGAGACGCAGGCGCAGGGCGCGCTGTCGGGCACGGCCTTCGTCGTCGAGGTGAAGACGGGCAAGGTCCGCGCGGCGGCCGAGTATCCCTCAGTCGACCCGAACGACCCGGGTGCCTCGGAAGCGGCGGATCGCGGATCCCGGCTGTTCAGCACGACATTCGAGCCCGGCTCGACGTTCAAAGCCATCACAGCGGCCGCGGTGATGGAGGGCGCCGGCGCCACCGCGCTCACGTCGGTGACGGCGAGCAGTCACGAGGAGTTTCCCAACGGGGCCGTCGTGAACGACGCCTTCGATCACCCGGCATACGAGTACACCCTGGCCGGGGCCCTCATCGACTCCTCGAACGTCGCCCTGTCGAAGTTCGGCGACATGGTCACGGATCAGCAACGATACGACGAGCTGGCGAAGTTCGGCGTGGGCTCTGAGACGGCCATCCATTTCCCCGGCGAGGAACCCGGCGTGCTGCATCCGGTCGATGAGTGGGACAACCAGTCGCACTACACGACCACCTTCGGCCAGTACTACACCGTCACCGCTCCACAGGTGGCCAGCGCCTACCAGGCGATCGCGAACGGCGGAGTGAAGATTCCGCTGTCGCTCGTCGAGTCGTGCACCTCGGCCGACGGCCAGGAGAGCGAGATTCCGGCCTCCACGCCGGAGCGCATCCTGCCCGAGCAGACTGCGGCCGAGCTGTCGCGCATGATCGAGAACGTCGCCGTGCAGGGCGACCTGGCCGACGAGATCGCCGTCCCCGGATACCGGGTGGCGATGAAGACGGGAACGGCCGAGAAGCCGGGTGAGGACGGGTCGTACAAGGCCGGGATCTACTTCACCAGCATGGTCGGATACGCACCGGCCGACGACCCGCAGTACGTCGTCGTCGTCACCCTGGACGAGCCCACTAAGGTAAGGTCGTCTGCGGCCACGGCATCGGCTTTCCAGAAGGCGATGACGCAGGTTCTGAAGACCTATCGCGTGATGCCGTCGTCGGTCCCGATGGACGAACCGCTCCCCAAATACAAATGA
- the rsmH gene encoding 16S rRNA (cytosine(1402)-N(4))-methyltransferase RsmH, translating into MDIREIHTPVMLERCIELLAPALQHDGAVLVDATLGMGGHSEAILERMPHIRLVGLDRDTDALRIAGERLARFDDRVTLVHTVYDAIGAHAKGASGILFDLGVSSLQLDEADRGFAYAKDAPLDMRMDQSAGITAADVLATYGEGKLRGIFERYGEEKLAARYARAILAAREQAPLERSQDLVDVLVAATPAAAQRAGHPAKRVFQALRIEVNAELSVLARAIPEALDALTLHGRVVVMSYQSLEDRLVKQAFAKAASSTAPAGLPVELDEHAPRFRLITKGAEQAGESERAANPRAIPVRLRAAERIRDDQRSQVA; encoded by the coding sequence ATGGACATCCGCGAGATCCACACCCCGGTCATGCTCGAACGTTGCATCGAGCTGCTCGCGCCCGCGCTCCAGCACGACGGCGCCGTGCTCGTCGACGCCACCCTCGGCATGGGCGGGCACTCCGAGGCCATCCTCGAGCGGATGCCGCACATCCGCCTGGTCGGGCTCGATCGCGACACCGACGCGCTGCGGATCGCCGGTGAGCGGCTCGCACGCTTCGATGACCGGGTCACGCTCGTCCACACGGTGTACGACGCGATCGGCGCGCACGCGAAGGGCGCCTCCGGCATCCTGTTCGACCTGGGCGTCTCCTCGCTGCAGCTCGACGAGGCCGACCGGGGATTCGCCTACGCCAAGGACGCCCCGCTGGACATGCGCATGGACCAGAGTGCGGGCATCACCGCGGCCGACGTGCTCGCGACCTACGGTGAGGGGAAGCTGCGCGGGATCTTCGAGCGGTACGGCGAGGAGAAGCTCGCCGCCCGGTACGCCAGGGCCATCCTCGCGGCGCGGGAGCAGGCTCCGCTGGAGCGGTCGCAGGACCTCGTCGACGTGCTCGTCGCCGCGACCCCCGCTGCCGCGCAGCGCGCCGGACACCCGGCCAAGCGAGTGTTCCAGGCGCTGCGCATCGAGGTGAACGCCGAGCTCAGCGTGCTCGCCCGGGCCATTCCCGAAGCACTGGACGCGCTGACGCTGCACGGTCGGGTCGTCGTGATGTCGTACCAGTCGCTCGAAGACCGGCTGGTCAAGCAGGCCTTCGCCAAGGCCGCGTCCTCCACGGCACCGGCGGGTCTTCCCGTCGAGCTCGACGAGCACGCCCCTCGCTTCCGCCTGATCACGAAGGGCGCGGAGCAGGCAGGGGAGTCCGAGCGCGCCGCCAATCCGCGCGCGATCCCCGTGCGGCTGCGTGCCGCCGAGCGCATCCGTGACGATCAGAGGAGTCAGGTCGCATGA
- the mraZ gene encoding division/cell wall cluster transcriptional repressor MraZ codes for MLLGTHSPKLDDKGRVILPAKFREDLAGGVVITRGQDRCLFVFSTAEFEQVHERIRQAPLSNKDARAFLRMFLSGASAEMPDSQNRITLPAHLRTYAGLTKELVVTGVGAHAEIWDAAAWNAYAAGNEDAYAELEEEVIPGLF; via the coding sequence ATGCTGTTGGGCACGCATTCCCCCAAGCTCGACGACAAGGGCCGCGTCATCCTCCCCGCCAAGTTCCGGGAAGACCTCGCCGGCGGCGTCGTCATCACCCGCGGACAGGACCGCTGCCTCTTCGTCTTCAGCACCGCCGAGTTCGAGCAGGTGCACGAGCGCATCCGTCAGGCTCCGCTGAGCAACAAGGACGCCCGTGCGTTCCTGCGCATGTTCCTCTCCGGAGCGAGCGCCGAGATGCCCGACAGCCAGAACCGCATCACTCTTCCCGCGCACCTGCGCACGTATGCCGGCCTGACGAAGGAACTCGTCGTCACCGGCGTCGGCGCGCACGCCGAGATCTGGGACGCCGCGGCGTGGAACGCCTACGCCGCGGGCAATGAAGACGCCTACGCCGAGCTCGAGGAGGAGGTGATCCCCGGCCTGTTCTGA
- a CDS encoding DUF3040 domain-containing protein, giving the protein MPLSEQEQRLLDEMERHLMKNDADVVSAPSGDRALSYRNLVYGAVLLLAGVGGLIAGVAVGDVLGIVIGVVAFVAMLAGVMLAVTPIRRSTSTRPESSGTPRSSSGPSFMDRMNDRWDRRSEGR; this is encoded by the coding sequence ATGCCACTCTCCGAACAGGAACAGCGTCTGCTCGATGAGATGGAGCGCCATCTCATGAAGAATGACGCGGATGTCGTCAGCGCGCCCTCGGGCGATCGGGCCCTCAGCTACCGCAACCTCGTCTACGGCGCCGTTCTGCTGCTCGCCGGAGTCGGCGGGCTGATCGCCGGCGTCGCCGTGGGCGATGTGCTCGGCATCGTGATCGGCGTCGTCGCCTTCGTCGCGATGCTCGCGGGCGTCATGCTCGCCGTCACCCCGATTCGCCGCTCGACGTCGACCCGGCCCGAGTCGTCGGGCACACCACGCAGTTCATCGGGCCCGTCGTTCATGGACCGCATGAACGACCGATGGGATCGCCGCAGCGAAGGACGCTGA
- a CDS encoding polyprenyl synthetase family protein, with amino-acid sequence MSDPSSVVNAVTARIDAFADRMREQAHPYGADAQRFVETAAGTLDGGKRLRARFCHAGWAAVGALADSGATEPDALWDVCAALEVFQSAALVHDDLIDNSDTRRGRPAAHRAFEAAHIAAAWNGDAAPFGRSAAVLLGDLLVAWSDDLLEHGLRGHPHAAAVRDEYARMRRDVTLGQYLDIAEESAWIVNDDADHAERALRVMTLKSARYSVEQPLLLGAALAGADAEQHAALSAFGHPVGIAFQLRDDILGVFGDERTTGKPSGDDLREGKRTLLIAWTRQAMAAQGRRMVDELLGDPGLTPDQIASLQGAIVESGALARAEELIAQCSADAERAVADAPLDARALVDLRALAEAATTRSA; translated from the coding sequence GTGTCCGATCCGTCCTCCGTCGTGAACGCCGTCACCGCGCGCATCGACGCCTTCGCCGACCGGATGCGCGAACAGGCGCATCCGTACGGGGCCGATGCGCAGAGGTTCGTGGAGACGGCCGCCGGGACCCTTGACGGCGGCAAACGCCTGCGCGCCCGCTTCTGCCACGCGGGGTGGGCGGCGGTGGGCGCGCTGGCCGACTCCGGCGCGACCGAGCCGGATGCCCTGTGGGACGTCTGCGCCGCGCTGGAGGTCTTCCAGTCCGCAGCGCTCGTGCACGACGACCTCATCGACAACTCGGACACCCGGCGAGGGCGTCCCGCCGCACACCGGGCGTTCGAGGCCGCGCACATCGCGGCGGCGTGGAACGGCGATGCCGCCCCCTTCGGACGCTCCGCGGCCGTCCTTCTCGGCGACCTCCTCGTGGCCTGGAGCGACGATCTGCTCGAGCACGGCCTGCGCGGGCACCCGCATGCAGCGGCGGTGCGCGACGAGTACGCCCGCATGCGCCGCGACGTCACACTGGGGCAGTACCTCGACATCGCCGAGGAGTCGGCGTGGATCGTCAACGACGACGCCGACCACGCTGAGCGCGCGCTGCGGGTGATGACGCTCAAGTCCGCACGCTACAGCGTCGAGCAGCCGCTGCTGCTGGGCGCGGCACTGGCCGGAGCCGATGCCGAGCAGCACGCGGCGCTGAGCGCGTTCGGGCATCCGGTGGGGATCGCCTTCCAGCTCCGCGACGACATCCTCGGCGTCTTCGGCGATGAGCGCACCACCGGCAAGCCCTCGGGCGACGACCTGCGCGAGGGCAAGCGCACCCTGCTGATCGCCTGGACCCGGCAGGCGATGGCGGCCCAGGGGCGCAGGATGGTCGACGAGCTGCTCGGCGACCCGGGTCTCACCCCTGATCAGATCGCGTCGCTGCAGGGGGCGATCGTCGAGTCGGGCGCGCTGGCGCGCGCCGAAGAGCTCATCGCGCAGTGCAGCGCCGACGCCGAGCGGGCGGTGGCGGACGCTCCGCTGGATGCCCGCGCCCTCGTGGACCTGCGGGCGCTGGCCGAAGCCGCGACAACGCGCTCCGCATAG
- a CDS encoding Rv2175c family DNA-binding protein, with product MSSTEQSLPAGWLTLPDLVTALDEPLGRVRRLLDEHHLVGSRRHGPFAVPAVFLVDGEPLGSLRGTVIVLQDAGFSDDEVIDWLLEEEPSIGRPPIDALLAGHKSEVRRVARTLA from the coding sequence GTGTCTTCGACTGAACAATCCCTCCCGGCCGGCTGGCTGACCCTTCCCGACCTCGTGACGGCCCTCGACGAGCCGCTCGGCAGGGTCCGGAGGCTGCTGGACGAGCACCATCTCGTCGGCTCGCGCCGGCACGGGCCGTTCGCGGTGCCGGCCGTGTTCCTCGTCGACGGCGAACCGTTGGGCTCGCTGCGCGGCACCGTCATCGTGCTGCAGGATGCGGGCTTCTCCGACGACGAGGTCATCGACTGGCTGCTCGAGGAGGAGCCATCGATCGGCCGTCCCCCGATCGATGCCCTCTTGGCCGGCCACAAGAGCGAGGTGCGCCGCGTCGCGCGGACTCTGGCCTGA
- a CDS encoding LysM peptidoglycan-binding domain-containing protein: MSADTALRRNRTLRWAVPAAIATTMVGSLVTAPAHAAPLPRGHHVPDPLLSGDEPLSGQGSASGASSVAGSHTVVDGDTPYGIAARYGISVHDLLAWNGLGGDAVIYPGDVLALAAPAAPAPESGGDAPAAPGSAYEVVAGDTLWAIAQAHGTSVDALYAVNGFGPDSIIYPGQTIVIPGADAAAPAPASTPDPAPVEDEYPAVAPWTALDAEQADNAAWIIAVGRELGVPDRGIAIGLAAAMVESSLRNLDWGDRDSLGLFQQRPSAGWGTPEQILDRDRSIRVFFGGDADPNGSATRGLLDIAGWEQLAFTDAAQAVQISAYPLRYGAWEQNATRWLAELG, from the coding sequence ATGTCTGCCGATACCGCACTCCGACGCAACCGCACGCTTCGCTGGGCTGTGCCCGCCGCCATCGCGACGACGATGGTCGGCTCGCTCGTCACAGCTCCCGCCCACGCCGCACCGCTCCCGCGGGGCCACCACGTCCCCGACCCGCTCCTCTCCGGCGACGAGCCGCTGTCCGGCCAGGGCAGTGCCTCCGGCGCGAGCTCCGTCGCCGGATCGCACACCGTCGTCGACGGCGACACGCCCTATGGCATCGCCGCGCGGTACGGCATCTCGGTGCACGACCTGCTCGCCTGGAACGGGCTCGGCGGGGACGCCGTCATCTATCCGGGCGATGTGCTCGCGCTCGCCGCACCCGCCGCTCCGGCGCCCGAGAGCGGCGGCGATGCTCCTGCCGCACCCGGATCAGCGTACGAGGTCGTCGCCGGCGACACCCTGTGGGCGATCGCGCAGGCGCACGGCACGAGCGTGGACGCGCTCTACGCGGTCAACGGCTTCGGACCCGACTCGATCATCTATCCCGGGCAGACGATCGTGATCCCCGGCGCCGATGCCGCGGCGCCCGCGCCCGCGTCGACGCCTGACCCCGCCCCGGTCGAGGACGAGTATCCGGCCGTCGCGCCGTGGACCGCGCTGGATGCCGAGCAGGCCGACAACGCCGCGTGGATCATCGCGGTCGGCCGCGAGCTCGGCGTGCCCGACCGCGGAATCGCCATCGGCCTGGCCGCGGCCATGGTCGAGTCATCGCTGCGCAACCTCGACTGGGGCGACCGGGACTCGCTCGGACTGTTCCAGCAGCGCCCGAGCGCCGGATGGGGAACGCCCGAGCAGATCCTTGACCGCGACCGCAGCATCCGCGTGTTCTTCGGCGGCGACGCCGATCCCAACGGCTCCGCGACCCGCGGGCTGCTCGACATCGCCGGCTGGGAGCAGCTGGCGTTCACGGATGCGGCGCAGGCCGTGCAGATCTCCGCCTATCCGCTCCGGTACGGCGCCTGGGAGCAGAACGCGACCCGGTGGCTCGCCGAGCTCGGTTGA
- the pknB gene encoding Stk1 family PASTA domain-containing Ser/Thr kinase produces MTTSQQTDPLIGRLVDGRYRVRARIARGGMATVYVATDLRLERRIALKVMHSHLSDDSVFQSRFIQEARAAARLADPHVVNVFDQGQDGELAYLVMEYLPGITLRELLREHKRLTVTQTVSIMDAVLSGLAAAHRAGIVHRDVKPENVLLAEDGRIKIGDFGLARATSANTATGQQLMGTIAYLAPELVTRGTADARSDIYALGIMLYEMLVGEQPYKGEQPMQIAFQHATESVPRPSVRNPGVPEQLDELVLWSTEKSPDERPNNAQEMLDRLRAIERELGITPAPTAATAATTVIDPVAPSRDSGDLTLVMPGAPTATAPVAEQALDNATLLRRRTATRRARGGFLLALVLLLAAAAAGAGWWFGSGPGSQIAVPDVAGKPYADAAAVLTAAGLTPVEGAATSVDVPVGQTIGTDPEARTRVDKNTSVTVIISQGPAQLTIPKLNELTEDAARAALKDFTITVIDSVALFSRADPGIVINAEVHPRSGDVFECGEGCTVFEGDSIQLLTSLGPVPDVSGMKIDQATAALTGKGLVVAAENQLEYSDEVRKDRVIRIADRGDGANWRPGDTMTLVVSQGPAPVEVPDVSGKNLADAMQELKDAGLNPTTNVPEFAWGLFTASSTNPEAGESVPKGSTVQVRASG; encoded by the coding sequence GTGACGACGAGCCAGCAGACCGACCCCCTCATCGGGCGGCTCGTCGACGGCCGGTACCGGGTGCGGGCCCGGATCGCCCGAGGCGGGATGGCGACCGTCTACGTCGCCACCGATCTGCGCCTCGAGCGGCGCATCGCGCTCAAGGTGATGCACAGCCACCTCAGCGACGACTCGGTGTTCCAGAGCCGCTTCATCCAGGAAGCCCGCGCGGCGGCGCGACTGGCCGATCCGCACGTGGTCAATGTGTTCGACCAGGGCCAGGACGGCGAGCTCGCGTACCTGGTCATGGAGTACCTTCCCGGCATCACGCTGCGCGAGCTGCTGCGCGAGCACAAGCGCCTCACCGTGACGCAGACCGTGAGCATCATGGACGCCGTACTCTCGGGTCTCGCCGCGGCGCACCGCGCGGGGATCGTGCACCGCGACGTGAAGCCCGAGAACGTGCTGCTGGCCGAGGACGGCCGCATCAAGATCGGTGACTTCGGACTCGCACGAGCCACCAGCGCCAACACGGCCACCGGGCAGCAGCTCATGGGCACTATCGCCTACCTCGCCCCCGAGCTGGTCACGCGCGGCACGGCCGACGCCCGCAGCGACATCTACGCGCTGGGCATCATGCTCTACGAGATGCTCGTGGGCGAGCAGCCGTACAAGGGCGAGCAGCCCATGCAGATCGCGTTCCAGCACGCGACGGAATCGGTGCCGCGCCCCAGCGTGCGCAACCCGGGCGTGCCGGAGCAGCTCGACGAGCTCGTGCTGTGGTCGACCGAGAAGTCGCCCGACGAGCGCCCGAACAACGCCCAGGAGATGCTCGACCGGCTGCGCGCCATCGAACGCGAGCTCGGGATCACTCCTGCGCCGACGGCAGCGACAGCGGCGACGACCGTGATCGATCCCGTCGCACCGTCCCGCGACTCCGGCGACCTCACGCTGGTCATGCCCGGAGCTCCCACCGCCACCGCCCCCGTCGCGGAGCAGGCGCTCGATAACGCCACGCTGCTGCGTCGCCGCACCGCGACGCGACGCGCGCGGGGCGGGTTCCTGCTCGCCCTCGTGCTGCTGCTCGCCGCGGCGGCGGCCGGGGCCGGCTGGTGGTTCGGGTCGGGACCGGGGTCGCAGATCGCCGTGCCGGACGTCGCGGGAAAGCCCTATGCGGACGCCGCGGCGGTGCTGACGGCCGCGGGCCTGACCCCTGTCGAAGGCGCAGCGACCTCGGTGGACGTCCCCGTCGGCCAGACGATCGGCACCGATCCCGAAGCGCGCACCCGGGTCGACAAGAACACGTCGGTGACCGTCATCATCTCGCAGGGACCGGCCCAGCTCACGATCCCCAAGCTCAACGAGCTCACCGAAGACGCCGCGCGCGCCGCGCTCAAGGATTTCACCATCACGGTGATCGACTCCGTCGCGCTGTTCTCGCGGGCCGATCCTGGCATCGTCATCAACGCGGAGGTGCATCCGCGCTCGGGTGACGTGTTCGAATGCGGCGAGGGCTGCACGGTGTTCGAGGGCGATTCCATCCAACTGCTCACCTCGCTCGGCCCGGTGCCCGATGTATCGGGCATGAAGATCGACCAGGCGACGGCCGCCCTCACGGGCAAGGGGCTGGTCGTCGCGGCCGAGAACCAGCTGGAATACAGCGACGAGGTGCGCAAGGACCGCGTCATCCGCATCGCCGACCGCGGCGACGGCGCCAACTGGCGCCCCGGAGACACGATGACGCTCGTCGTCTCGCAGGGTCCGGCGCCCGTCGAGGTGCCCGACGTGTCGGGGAAGAACCTCGCCGATGCGATGCAGGAGCTCAAGGACGCGGGTCTGAATCCGACGACCAATGTCCCCGAATTCGCGTGGGGCCTGTTCACCGCGTCATCGACGAATCCCGAGGCCGGTGAGAGCGTCCCCAAGGGCTCGACGGTGCAGGTCCGCGCATCCGGCTGA
- a CDS encoding class II 3-deoxy-7-phosphoheptulonate synthase — MPPQTPALDSWRSLPIKQQPQWPDAERVADVSAQLAALPPLVFAGEVDNLRDRLARAASGQAFLLQGGDCAETFAGATADQIRNRIKTVLQMAVVLTYGASMPIVKMGRMAGQFAKPRSSDTETRGEVTLPAYRGDIVNGYDFTEGSRRADPTRLLQGYHTAASTLNLIRAFTQGGFADLREVHSWNKGFAQNPANQRYERMAAEIDRAIKFMAAAGADFDELTRVEFFTGHEGLLMDYEHPMTRIDSRTDTPYNTSAHFLWIGERTRDLDGAHVDYFSKIRNPIGVKLGPTTTPETALALIDTLDPEREPGRLTFITRMGAGRIRDALPPLLEAVKDSGATPLWVTDPMHGNGITSATGYKTRRFDDVVDEVRGFFEAHRAVGTFPGGIHVELTGDDVTECLGGSERIDEDALATRYESLCDPRLNHMQSLELAFLVAEELEKR; from the coding sequence ATGCCTCCGCAGACTCCCGCCCTCGACTCTTGGCGTTCCCTGCCGATCAAGCAGCAGCCGCAGTGGCCGGATGCCGAACGCGTCGCCGATGTGTCGGCGCAGCTGGCGGCCCTGCCGCCGCTGGTGTTCGCCGGTGAAGTGGACAATCTGCGCGACCGGCTCGCACGCGCCGCTTCCGGACAGGCGTTCCTCTTGCAGGGCGGTGACTGCGCCGAGACCTTCGCCGGGGCGACGGCCGACCAGATCCGCAACCGGATCAAGACGGTGCTGCAGATGGCGGTCGTGCTCACGTACGGTGCATCGATGCCCATCGTCAAGATGGGGCGCATGGCCGGCCAGTTCGCCAAGCCGCGCTCGAGCGATACGGAGACCCGCGGCGAGGTGACGCTGCCCGCGTACCGGGGCGACATCGTCAACGGCTACGACTTCACCGAGGGCTCGCGCCGCGCCGACCCGACGCGCCTGCTGCAGGGCTACCACACGGCGGCGTCGACGCTGAACCTCATCCGCGCCTTCACGCAGGGCGGGTTCGCCGACCTGCGCGAAGTGCACTCATGGAACAAGGGCTTCGCGCAGAACCCCGCCAACCAGCGCTACGAGCGCATGGCGGCAGAGATCGACCGTGCGATCAAGTTCATGGCGGCCGCCGGAGCCGACTTCGACGAGCTCACGCGCGTGGAGTTCTTCACGGGGCACGAGGGTCTGCTCATGGACTACGAGCACCCGATGACCCGCATCGACTCGCGCACCGACACGCCGTACAACACCTCGGCGCACTTCCTGTGGATCGGCGAGCGCACGCGCGATCTCGACGGCGCGCACGTCGACTACTTCTCGAAGATCCGCAACCCCATCGGAGTGAAGCTCGGTCCGACGACCACGCCGGAGACCGCGCTCGCCCTGATCGACACGCTCGACCCCGAGCGCGAGCCGGGTCGGCTCACCTTCATCACGCGCATGGGCGCGGGCAGGATCCGCGACGCGCTGCCACCGCTGCTGGAGGCGGTCAAGGACTCCGGAGCCACGCCGCTGTGGGTCACCGACCCGATGCACGGCAACGGCATCACGTCGGCGACCGGGTACAAGACCCGCCGTTTCGACGACGTGGTCGACGAGGTGCGCGGCTTCTTCGAGGCCCATCGCGCCGTGGGCACCTTCCCCGGCGGCATCCACGTTGAACTCACCGGAGACGACGTCACGGAGTGTCTGGGCGGATCCGAGCGGATCGACGAGGACGCCCTGGCGACGCGCTACGAGTCGCTGTGCGACCCGCGGCTGAACCACATGCAGAGCCTCGAGCTCGCCTTCCTCGTGGCCGAGGAGCTCGAGAAGCGCTGA
- a CDS encoding lysophospholipid acyltransferase family protein: MIYWFLKYVVIGPVVKAVFRPWIVGRANVPDKGAAILASNHLSFADSIFLPLMLDRPMSFLAKSDYFTGRGLKGWATRLFMKGTGQLPIDRSGGKASEASLNTGLQVLGRGDLLGIYPEGTRSPDGRLYRGRTGIARMALEAKVPVIPVVMVDTDTAMPIGQRVPNVVRVGMVIGEPLDFSRYAGMENDRYILRSVTDEIMVALHRLGEQTYADVYASSVKEALSATPAVPRVS; encoded by the coding sequence ATGATCTACTGGTTCCTGAAGTACGTGGTGATCGGCCCCGTGGTCAAGGCGGTGTTCCGGCCCTGGATCGTGGGCCGCGCGAACGTGCCGGACAAGGGCGCCGCCATCCTCGCCAGCAACCATCTGTCCTTCGCCGACTCGATCTTCCTGCCGCTCATGCTCGACCGGCCGATGTCGTTCCTCGCCAAGAGCGACTACTTCACCGGCCGCGGGCTGAAGGGCTGGGCCACGCGGCTGTTCATGAAGGGCACCGGTCAGCTCCCCATCGACCGCTCCGGTGGCAAGGCGTCCGAGGCGTCGCTGAACACGGGCCTGCAGGTGCTCGGCCGCGGCGACCTGCTCGGCATCTACCCGGAGGGCACGCGCAGTCCCGACGGACGGCTGTACCGCGGCCGCACGGGGATCGCGCGCATGGCGCTGGAGGCGAAGGTCCCCGTGATCCCCGTGGTCATGGTCGACACCGACACAGCCATGCCGATCGGCCAGCGCGTGCCGAACGTCGTGCGGGTGGGGATGGTCATCGGCGAACCGCTCGACTTCTCGCGCTACGCCGGCATGGAGAACGACCGCTACATCCTGCGCTCGGTGACCGACGAGATCATGGTCGCGCTTCACCGGCTGGGGGAGCAGACGTACGCCGACGTGTACGCCTCGAGCGTGAAAGAGGCGCTGAGCGCGACACCGGCTGTGCCCCGCGTCTCCTGA